The DNA sequence agtgttgtgtcccctgctgtgtcttttgtgctttgagatctccaaaaagaacctatcagggaccctgcatgcatttgcggaccctgacattAAATTGGCGTAGTCGGCAGGATCTTGATAGACAGATTAAGGGTTGCGGGTTGTATGTAGTTTGTAACAGGGGAAGGACCCTCGCTTCAGCCACACCTAGCACGCCACATCCAGTGAGCGCTGTCTAGAAAGCAAGGGGGGGGCGAGTGGAATTTCCCGCAAACTGCATACACCCAGGCGAAAAGCATCCCCtgtcttcaggatttttaaaagatctcatttgtacaaaagatgggactttgttgttttattttttgtgtgtgtctttGAGCTGTTTGTTGCAGTTGAGGAGACAACTATTTGTAACTAAGGAGTACCTCCCAAACAGTTTTGGTCCCCTCACCCACTCCAGGAAAGCGAAGGGAAACACAGTTttagctgtgcttgtgtgtaaCTTAAGAGTACCTCCCTGAAAgtggttttggtcccttcacaaaatgactgaaaaagataaagatacattttttgctttgctaGCGAAATATGGTGCTAGACCCtctccagctggagagggatgggCACAGGATAATTGGTTTAGCTTTGAACACGTCGTAGATAGAATATATTCTTTGCAACATGATGCCAGATATAAGCtgggcagaaataaaacaattctcTGCTCAGTTTTGGGTGCTTGCCTATCGGCAGCCATTGAAACCCGTTTTAAACGGGTGACTGAAGAGAAGGCAGTCATAGACTCCTTGCAAAATTTGGTAGAAGTTTTGCAGAAGGAATTAGAACATGAAAGGAGTCTTagagaagagagggagaaacgggtgagcaaagaaaaagcagtaatagaCTCCCTACAAACCCTAgtagaagttttgcagaaagaattagaataTGAAAGAAGTCTTAGAGAAGGGAGagataaaaacttaaaacatgtagaatcaccaaaagaagtagaagagaaagaagcacGCCACATTAAACACATATACCCCCAGAAAGAATTGGTACACATACAAAATTGTGGAGAATCTTGTTGTTCCAATTTGAGACCtctcattaaaacagaatacaattttataaatgaagagGATTTTGACCCTCACATTACCACAAAAGAAATACCATGCACTGCCACTGAATTagccaaattaaagaaagaatattcacGTCTCCCTCAAGAATCAGAGACAGAATATGTGTTTAGAGTCTCACTCACTGGAGGAGACCAAATTAAATTAAGTGAGCAAGAAGCCAGTGGCTATTGGGGACATGGAGTTTTCTTAACAACAGGAAATACTCGAGCTCCATGGTCCCTGACACACCGCGCAGCTTACTGGGCAGGGGGACTTAGCCCCCTTGAAAGAGGGGACCCTCTAGCCATTACCGGCACGCCAGATCAACTTTTAGAAAACATTCACAAAGCTGCCTGCTTGCAAATGATACATGAAAGAACACTGATTTCTGGCTATGAATCACCTATGCAATTGCCAGTAAAACCTGAAATAATGCCACCTCTAATTCGAGGTCTCCCTGAGTCCCTTAAACCAACTGCAATCCTCCTTCAGAAAACCATTGCATCTATCACCCCTGTAGACAGGCTAGATAGATTTCTTGGCAATCCTACTGACCAAACTGGTTCCACTAGCCCAAGCTTCACGTCTCTTACAACTCCAGCCCAACCTTTAAGCGTACAATCTGATAATAGCCATAAAGTGTGGACGTGGAGCCAAGTTGCAGAAGAGTTAATTAGTTACAGCAGAAAATATGGATCAGTGAATCTCCCAGATGATAAGCCTGAAAAAACCAGAGGGGTCAGGCACATTGTTTCTCCAaatgaaaaaccagaaaagggGAAACAGATCTCTAGTCGCCAACAGTTGTGGCTAATGGGACTAAAAAGGGGAGTGCCACGAGAAGTGATGGATGGCTTACCATATGAAAAAttagttaaaataatttcaaactgGCGCAGTCCCAAATCCATGATACTGAATTCACCTGATGTACAACCTAGCGCACCCCCTCCTCCACAAGCTTCAAGCTATAAGCCGAAACAACCCCCTTTACAAACTCTTGATaaaaagccaaaccattctCCTACACGAGTTTTAGACAATGGGTTACAAAAACCTTCCCTACAGCTCCAAGGCAGTGAAACAAACCAGCCTGCTTTAAACTAGAAACTCCGTCTCTTGTTAGTGAGCAAAGAGACGGAGAATGGCTGTTTTTGAGAAAGCTcacaaaaaccccaagaacAGGTGACTTATTGATTACAGCAATAGTCGGTCCCAAACGAGCTTTAGTAACCTTTGTGGTAGACACCGGAGCCCAGATTAGTGCACTGAAAAATGAAGATGCTCAAAAATGTGGAGTTGTTCCTAGCAAGAAACGGTGTTGTGTCTTAAATGCCCTAGGAACTACAGAGCCTATGGGTATCGCTTTAGTAAAAATCACATTGCCCGGGGAAGACAACTTAATAGTTGTCAAAATGGTAATTGGAAATATTCTGGACAGTCTGTTAGGGATGGATATACTTGCTGGGAAACAGTGGGAAGACTCAGAGGGTCTTTTGTGGTCTTTTGGCGCGCCACACCTTGACATCAGGCTGCTTAAAATAGCTCCATCACTACCATTTAGTAAAATCACTTCTGTAAAACAGTATCCCTTGCCCTCTGGTGCTAAAGATGGCATCAAGCCAGTTATTCAAGAATTGAAAGATCAGGGAGTTATTATTAACACTCATAGTCCGTTTAACTCCCCAATATGGCCAGTTAAAAAACCTAATGGGAAGTGGAGACTGACAGTAGACTACCGCCGTCTTAATGCTAACACAGACCCTCTTACAGCAGCTGTCCCAAATTTAGCTGAGTTAATAATAGCAATTCAAGAAAAAGCCCACTCTTTTATGGCAACAATAGACGTTAAAGACATGTTTTTTATGATACCTATACAGCCAGAAGACATGgactgttttgcttttgtgtgggAAGGACAGCAATATACCTTTACACGTTTGCCCCAAGGGTACAAGCATTCACCTACTTTAGCCCACCATGCTTTAGCCCAGGAGTTAGAAACCATATCTAAACCTGACACTGTAGCTGTTTATCAGTACATTGATGATATCCTTgtgggaggagaagaaaaagaagtagtGGGGGATACtcaagagaaaataatctcTCGTTTAGAAAGCCTAGGTTTACAGATCCCTtcagagaaaatacaaaaaccTTCACAAGAAGTGAAATTTTTAGGAATATGGTGGAAAGGAGGTATGACATGTATTCCCCCCGATACTTTAACCTCCTTAGATCAGATTAAAATGCCAGAATCCAGGAAAGAACTGCAACAAGCTTTAGGATTGTTAGTGTTTTGGAGGAAACATATTCCAGATTTTTCAATTATTGCTAGGCCTCTTTATGACCTGTTGAGAAAGGGAGTAAAATGGGACTGGAGCCCCTCGCAGGAAGAAGCATTGCAACtgctgatttttgaagcaacagCTTATCAAGCATTGGGTCCCATCCATCCTACAGATCCTTTTCAAGTAGAATGGGGATTTGCATCCTCAGGATTGTCTGTACATATATGGCAGAGGGGTCCTGAAGGCCCGACCAGACCCGTTAGCTTTTACTCCCGTGGTTTTAAAGATGCAGAAAAAAGGTATACCATTTGGGAGAAGGGGCTATTTGTTGTTAGCATGGCTCTCGTTGAAGTAGAAAAAATTACAAGACAGCAACCAATTGTATTAAGAGGTCCTTTCAAAGTAATCAAAATAGTTACTACCGGGACTCCTCCTCCTGAAGGAGTAGCTCAGCGGGCCTCCGTGAGAAAATGGTATGCACAAATAGAGCACTACTGCCACATTTTCTCAATCACTGAAG is a window from the Anomalospiza imberbis isolate Cuckoo-Finch-1a 21T00152 unplaced genomic scaffold, ASM3175350v1 scaffold_63, whole genome shotgun sequence genome containing:
- the LOC137467438 gene encoding uncharacterized protein gives rise to the protein MPWELTIETRFKRVTEEKAVIDSLQNLVEVLQKELEHERSLREEREKRVSKEKAVIDSLQTLVEVLQKELEYERSLREGRDKNLKHVESPKEVEEKEARHIKHIYPQKELVHIQNCGESCCSNLRPLIKTEYNFINEEDFDPHITTKEIPCTATELAKLKKEYSRLPQESETEYVFRVSLTGGDQIKLSEQEASGYWGHGVFLTTGNTRAPWSLTHRAAYWAGGLSPLERGDPLAITGTPDQLLENIHKAACLQMIHERTLISGYESPMQLPVKPEIMPPLIRGLPESLKPTAILLQKTIASITPVDRLDRFLGNPTDQTGSTSPSFTSLTTPAQPLSVQSDNSHKVWTWSQVAEELISYSRKYGSVNLPDDKPEKTRGVRHIVSPNEKPEKGKQISSTDESSPEDFVTTLQTLLMEYSRRQS